The Populus alba chromosome 4, ASM523922v2, whole genome shotgun sequence genome contains a region encoding:
- the LOC118050880 gene encoding stigma-specific STIG1-like protein 1: protein MKMLKLFIALSTLASTVTALHLDSYNENPNRQSELSLSEIQEVTSLRGVGRVLSQQNLIANLTCNKLPRICRLKTSAGPDCCNKRCVNVKKDRLNCGMCGYKCKYTEICCKGQCVNASFDKRNCGGCNQKCKKGEFCVYGMCSYA, encoded by the coding sequence ATGAAGATGCTAAAGCTCTTCATTGCCCTCTCAACATTAGCTAGTACCGTTACAGCTTTGCATTTAGACAGTTACAACGAAAATCCAAACAGGCAAAGTGAACTCTCGTTGTCCGAAATCCAAGAAGTGACTTCTTTACGAGGGGTTGGTCGCGTCCTGTCTCAACAAAACCTGATAGCCAATCTGACATGCAACAAACTCCCTCGAATTTGTCGACTGAAGACAAGTGCAGGACCAGATTGCTGCAACAAGAGATGTGTTAACGTGAAGAAGGACCGGTTGAACTGCGGTATGTGTGGGTACAAGTGCAAGTACACTGAAATATGCTGCAAGGGCCAGTGTGTGAACGCGTCTTTCGATAAAAGAAATTGCGGTGGATGCAACCAGAAGTGCAAGAAGGGCGAGTTTTGTGTTTATGGGATGTGTAGCTATGCATGA